A stretch of the Bacillus licheniformis DSM 13 = ATCC 14580 genome encodes the following:
- the glmU gene encoding bifunctional UDP-N-acetylglucosamine diphosphorylase/glucosamine-1-phosphate N-acetyltransferase GlmU, giving the protein MDKRFAVVLAAGQGTRMKSKLYKVLHPVCGKPMVEHVVDEARKLSLEKLVTIVGHGAEDVKKQLGEKSEYALQAEQLGTAHAVKQAKSILGSEKGTTIVICGDTPLLTAETMEAMLTEHQKKAAKVTILTAVAEDPTGYGRIIRNENGDVAKIVEHKDATEEERLVKEINTGTYCFDNEALFQTIEQVSNDNVQGEYYLPDVIEILKNQGETVAAYQTVNFQETLGVNDRVALSQAEIYMKQRINKRHMQNGVSLIDPDNTYISPEAVIGRDTVIYPGTVIKGRVVIGEDAVIGQNSELENSTVGSRTVIKQSVIVDSEVGDDVTIGPFAHIRPDSKIGNEVRIGNFVEVKKSEFGDRSKASHLSYIGDAEIGTDVNLGCGSITVNYDGKHKFKTKIENGAFIGCNSNLVAPVTIGEGAYVAAGSTITDDVPGRALSIARARQVNKEDYAENIHKK; this is encoded by the coding sequence ATGGATAAGCGGTTTGCAGTTGTGTTAGCAGCTGGTCAAGGAACAAGAATGAAATCAAAGCTATATAAAGTTCTTCATCCTGTTTGCGGAAAACCTATGGTCGAGCATGTTGTCGATGAAGCTCGCAAGCTATCATTAGAAAAACTTGTCACAATAGTTGGACATGGTGCGGAAGATGTCAAAAAACAGCTCGGGGAAAAAAGCGAATATGCCCTGCAGGCTGAACAGCTCGGCACGGCCCATGCCGTCAAGCAGGCCAAGTCGATTCTTGGAAGCGAAAAAGGAACAACAATCGTCATCTGCGGAGATACCCCGCTTTTAACTGCCGAAACGATGGAAGCCATGCTCACGGAGCATCAGAAAAAAGCAGCAAAGGTGACGATTTTAACCGCTGTAGCGGAAGATCCGACAGGCTACGGACGCATTATTCGCAATGAAAACGGCGATGTTGCAAAGATTGTCGAACACAAAGATGCAACAGAAGAGGAAAGGCTTGTCAAAGAAATCAACACAGGCACCTACTGTTTTGACAACGAAGCTCTTTTTCAAACGATCGAGCAGGTTTCCAATGACAACGTACAGGGGGAATATTATCTTCCGGATGTCATTGAGATCTTGAAAAATCAAGGTGAAACTGTAGCCGCTTATCAGACTGTCAACTTCCAGGAAACGCTCGGAGTCAATGACAGAGTCGCCCTATCACAAGCGGAAATCTATATGAAGCAGCGGATCAATAAACGCCACATGCAGAACGGCGTCAGCTTAATCGATCCCGACAACACATACATTTCACCGGAAGCCGTGATCGGCAGGGATACCGTGATTTATCCCGGCACCGTCATTAAAGGGCGGGTTGTTATCGGTGAAGACGCGGTCATCGGACAGAACAGCGAACTGGAAAACAGTACGGTCGGCAGCAGAACGGTCATTAAGCAGTCCGTTATCGTGGACAGTGAAGTCGGCGACGATGTTACAATCGGACCGTTTGCTCATATCAGGCCCGACTCAAAGATCGGCAATGAGGTAAGGATCGGGAATTTCGTCGAAGTGAAAAAATCGGAATTTGGTGATCGCAGCAAAGCATCTCATTTAAGCTACATAGGGGACGCGGAAATCGGAACGGATGTCAATCTCGGCTGCGGGTCGATTACCGTAAATTATGATGGGAAACATAAGTTTAAAACGAAAATTGAAAATGGGGCATTTATCGGCTGCAACTCCAATTTGGTCGCTCCGGTGACAATCGGCGAAGGCGCATACGTAGCTGCGGGTTCAACGATTACCGACGATGTGCCAGGCCGGGCTTTGTCTATTGCCAGAGCAAGACAAGTCAATAAGGAAGACTACGCTGAGAACATACACAAAAAATAA
- a CDS encoding ribose-phosphate diphosphokinase, giving the protein MSKYEDDNLKIFSLNSNPGLAKEIADIVGVELGKSSVKRFSDGEVQINIEESIRGCDCYVIQSTSAPVNEHIMELLIMVDALKRASAKTINIVMPYYGYARQDRKARSREPITAKLVANLLETAGATRVIALDLHAPQIQGFFDIPIDHLMGVPILGNYFEEKNFKDIVIVSPDHGGVTRARKLADRLKAPIAIIDKRRPKPNVAEVMNIIGHIEGKTAILIDDIIDTAGTITLAANALVESGAEEVYACCTHPVLSGPAIERIDNSKIKELVVTNSIELPEEKKIAKFKQLSVAPLLAEAIIRVHEKQSVSFLFD; this is encoded by the coding sequence ATGTCTAAATATGAAGACGACAATTTGAAGATTTTTTCTTTAAACTCAAATCCGGGTCTTGCGAAGGAAATCGCGGATATCGTCGGAGTTGAGCTGGGAAAGAGTTCTGTTAAACGCTTTAGCGACGGTGAAGTCCAAATTAACATTGAAGAAAGCATCCGCGGCTGCGACTGCTATGTCATCCAATCGACTAGCGCGCCGGTGAACGAGCATATCATGGAGCTTTTGATCATGGTGGATGCGCTGAAACGCGCGTCGGCGAAAACGATTAATATCGTGATGCCTTACTACGGCTATGCCCGTCAGGACCGTAAAGCGCGTTCCCGCGAGCCGATCACAGCCAAACTCGTGGCAAATCTGCTGGAAACCGCCGGAGCTACCCGTGTGATTGCACTTGACCTTCACGCGCCGCAAATCCAAGGTTTCTTTGATATACCGATCGATCATTTAATGGGTGTTCCGATTTTAGGAAATTATTTTGAAGAGAAAAATTTCAAGGATATCGTGATTGTGTCCCCTGACCACGGCGGTGTGACCCGTGCCCGCAAATTGGCGGACCGCTTGAAAGCGCCGATTGCGATTATCGACAAACGCCGACCTAAGCCGAATGTAGCCGAGGTTATGAATATCATCGGGCATATCGAAGGAAAAACAGCCATTTTAATTGATGATATTATTGATACTGCAGGAACGATTACGCTGGCGGCCAATGCGCTCGTTGAAAGCGGCGCAGAGGAAGTGTATGCATGCTGTACACATCCGGTTCTTTCCGGTCCGGCGATCGAAAGAATCGACAATTCCAAAATTAAAGAGCTCGTTGTGACCAACAGCATTGAGCTTCCTGAAGAAAAGAAAATCGCGAAATTCAAGCAGCTTTCTGTCGCACCGCTTCTGGCAGAAGCAATTATTCGTGTGCATGAGAAACAATCTGTCAGCTTCCTGTTCGATTAA
- a CDS encoding 50S ribosomal protein L25/general stress protein Ctc, with the protein MAILKAEERTDSRRSSLRRIRQSGYVPGVIYGRNLENKSVALDSIELLKILRAEGKNTIINLDINGDQHSVMVTELQTDPLKDSIVHADFKVVDMEAEMEATVPVNLTGEAEGIKQGGVLQQPLYELSVTAKPKNIPQTIEVDISSLEVNDVLTVGDIPTKGDYSYNHEPDEVVASILPPQKQEETEAESAAQDVEEPEKGTEEEKEE; encoded by the coding sequence ATGGCAATTTTAAAAGCGGAAGAAAGAACGGATTCCAGACGGTCTTCTTTAAGAAGAATTCGGCAATCCGGGTATGTGCCGGGTGTCATTTACGGAAGAAATCTGGAGAACAAATCCGTTGCGTTAGACAGTATCGAGCTTTTAAAAATCTTGCGCGCTGAGGGCAAAAATACGATTATCAACTTGGATATAAACGGTGACCAACACTCTGTTATGGTGACTGAGCTGCAGACGGATCCGTTAAAAGATTCAATCGTACATGCCGATTTTAAAGTGGTTGATATGGAAGCGGAAATGGAGGCGACGGTTCCTGTAAACCTTACGGGTGAAGCAGAGGGCATCAAACAGGGCGGTGTTCTTCAGCAGCCGCTTTACGAGCTGTCTGTCACAGCAAAGCCGAAGAACATTCCGCAGACGATCGAGGTTGATATTTCCAGTCTCGAAGTCAATGATGTTCTAACCGTCGGCGATATTCCGACCAAAGGCGATTATTCATACAACCATGAGCCTGATGAAGTTGTTGCATCCATTCTTCCTCCTCAAAAGCAGGAAGAAACAGAAGCCGAATCAGCTGCTCAAGACGTTGAGGAACCAGAAAAAGGCACTGAAGAGGAAAAAGAAGAATAA
- a CDS encoding putative polysaccharide biosynthesis protein codes for MGFLKGQRQLLWQGAFVLSLAGILSKILSAVYRVPFQNIVGDVGFYIFQQVYPMIGISVMLATSGFPVIISKLLNDYGSANRAKILRVSMLFLSAVGLGFFLLLFAGAGAIAGFMGDPDLAGVIRAVSFSYLLLPFVSLLRGYFQGSERMLPTALSQIGEQTLRVGAILVLTWWLVKSGFSLYDAGAGAAFGSLVGGLAAFFILAVFWAKREKKATAARMEAGTGDILKQLCLYSVTICTAGLMLILIQLVDALHLYSLLAGQGMGELQAKHTKGVYDRGQPLLQLGTVFAASIATALVPSLTKAKKKGETAVLEEKIRYSLKMSFVIGTGAAAGLICILEPVNVMLFKNSDGTAALQIFSASILFASLAMTMTAVLQGLGNTCLPAVSVCCGFLVKAVLNELLIPGFGISGAAFATMMSFAAVAGLNFFQLKRKGWIKLSEYRIAGVLLSAVIMSAALAVWLFAFEAAIPHKSRWISAAESLSAVFVGGVVFLSGIFTLRVFSEKELELVPFGSKLLTLKRERGGRHGR; via the coding sequence ATGGGGTTTTTAAAGGGCCAAAGACAATTGCTTTGGCAAGGCGCCTTTGTACTTTCATTGGCGGGGATATTATCAAAGATATTAAGCGCTGTATATAGAGTGCCTTTTCAAAATATAGTTGGAGATGTCGGTTTTTATATTTTTCAGCAGGTGTACCCGATGATCGGAATATCTGTCATGCTTGCCACCTCCGGGTTCCCGGTCATCATTTCAAAGTTGCTGAATGATTACGGGTCCGCAAACCGGGCAAAGATTCTCCGCGTGTCTATGCTTTTTTTATCGGCAGTCGGCCTTGGCTTTTTTCTTCTCTTGTTTGCCGGAGCCGGAGCCATCGCAGGGTTTATGGGCGATCCCGACCTTGCCGGGGTGATCCGCGCCGTGTCGTTTTCTTATTTGCTGCTACCGTTCGTATCTTTGTTGAGAGGCTATTTTCAAGGAAGCGAACGGATGCTGCCGACCGCACTTTCTCAAATTGGAGAACAGACACTCCGGGTCGGGGCGATTCTTGTTTTGACATGGTGGCTCGTCAAAAGCGGCTTTTCCTTATATGACGCCGGTGCAGGGGCGGCCTTTGGCTCCCTTGTCGGCGGCCTTGCGGCGTTTTTCATTCTCGCCGTGTTTTGGGCCAAGCGTGAAAAGAAAGCCACTGCCGCCCGGATGGAGGCCGGTACGGGTGATATTTTGAAACAGCTGTGTCTGTATTCGGTTACGATTTGTACCGCCGGCCTCATGCTGATTCTCATCCAGCTCGTCGACGCATTGCACTTGTATTCATTGCTGGCCGGACAAGGAATGGGCGAACTTCAGGCGAAACATACAAAAGGAGTGTATGACAGGGGGCAGCCGCTTTTGCAGCTGGGAACCGTTTTTGCTGCGAGCATTGCGACGGCTCTTGTCCCGTCCCTTACGAAAGCGAAGAAAAAGGGAGAAACTGCAGTGCTGGAGGAAAAGATCCGGTATTCGCTAAAAATGAGCTTTGTCATCGGCACTGGAGCAGCCGCCGGTCTGATTTGTATTTTGGAGCCGGTCAATGTCATGCTGTTTAAAAACAGCGATGGAACGGCTGCGCTCCAAATTTTCAGCGCGTCGATTCTCTTTGCATCGCTGGCGATGACGATGACCGCTGTTTTGCAAGGACTCGGCAATACATGTCTTCCGGCTGTTTCCGTCTGCTGCGGCTTTTTGGTGAAAGCCGTATTGAACGAGCTCCTGATCCCCGGTTTCGGCATTTCCGGCGCCGCTTTTGCGACTATGATGTCATTCGCCGCTGTTGCGGGGCTCAATTTTTTTCAGCTGAAAAGAAAAGGCTGGATTAAGCTGTCGGAATACAGGATAGCGGGTGTTTTGTTGTCGGCTGTGATCATGTCGGCCGCTCTGGCGGTGTGGCTTTTTGCATTTGAAGCGGCCATACCACATAAAAGCAGATGGATCTCAGCGGCGGAAAGTCTTAGCGCCGTTTTCGTCGGCGGCGTTGTCTTTTTGTCCGGTATCTTCACATTGCGCGTGTTTTCAGAAAAAGAACTTGAGCTTGTGCCTTTTGGCAGCAAGCTCCTGACATTAAAACGAGAAAGGGGCGGCAGGCATGGCCGGTAA
- the spoVT gene encoding stage V sporulation protein T, producing the protein MKATGIVRRIDDLGRVVIPKEIRRTLRIREGDPLEIFVDRDGEVILKKYSPISELGDFAKEYADALYDSMGHSVLICDRDVYIAVSGGSKKDYLNKSISDMVEKAMDQRTSVLDGDAKTIQLIDGIDEEVASYTVGPIVANGDPIGAVVIFSKDQSIGEVEHKAVETAAGFLARQMEQ; encoded by the coding sequence ATGAAAGCAACTGGTATCGTACGTCGAATTGATGATTTAGGCCGGGTCGTGATCCCGAAGGAAATCCGCAGAACTTTGCGCATTCGTGAAGGAGACCCTTTGGAAATATTTGTGGACCGGGATGGGGAGGTTATTTTAAAAAAGTATTCTCCGATCAGCGAGCTCGGCGACTTTGCAAAAGAGTATGCAGATGCGCTTTATGACAGCATGGGCCATTCCGTGCTGATTTGCGACCGGGATGTGTATATCGCAGTATCCGGGGGGTCTAAAAAAGACTATTTAAACAAATCGATCAGCGACATGGTCGAAAAGGCGATGGATCAGCGCACTTCTGTTTTGGACGGAGACGCGAAGACGATTCAGCTTATTGATGGTATTGACGAAGAGGTTGCTTCTTATACCGTCGGCCCGATTGTTGCAAACGGCGACCCGATCGGAGCGGTTGTCATTTTTTCAAAAGACCAGTCAATCGGCGAAGTGGAACATAAAGCGGTTGAAACTGCCGCCGGCTTTTTGGCCCGGCAAATGGAACAATAG
- a CDS encoding anti-sigma-F factor Fin family protein, giving the protein MALHYYCRHCGVKVGSLDHSYVNSEQLGFNHLTNDERNDMISYMDNGDLHVKTICEDCQEALERNPDYHQYHSFIQ; this is encoded by the coding sequence ATGGCTTTACATTATTATTGCCGGCATTGCGGCGTTAAAGTCGGAAGTCTTGACCATTCTTATGTAAACAGTGAACAGTTAGGCTTTAACCACTTAACAAATGATGAAAGAAACGATATGATTTCTTATATGGATAATGGGGATTTACACGTGAAGACGATATGTGAAGATTGTCAAGAAGCGCTTGAGCGAAACCCGGATTATCACCAATATCATTCATTTATTCAATAG
- the mfd gene encoding transcription-repair coupling factor: protein MNNIQSYITKSDDFKSIVNGLNEGLKEQLLAGLSGSARSLFTAALTKETRRPVFLITHNLYQAQKITDDLTGLIKDQPVLLYPVNELISSEIAVASPELRSQRLDVLNRLASGETPIVVAPAAAVRRMLPPVEVWQNSQIHIETGRDIDTEQLLQKLVQMGYERTDMVAAPGEFSIRGGIIDVYSLTEENPVRIELFDTEVDSIRIFNTDDQRSLETRDEVTIGPAKELIVRDEDRQRALEQIDQGLANSLKKLKLDKQKEILDQNIAEDKERLKEGHIGQEMVKYLSYFYEKPASLLDYFPKNTLLILDEISRIHEMEDQLQKEEAEWITSLLEEGKILHDTSMSFPFHSLISKQSRPILYYSLFLRHVQHTSPQNIVNVSSKQMQSFHGQMNVLKNEIERFKKSKYTTVFLGDSKERVEKLASVLSDYDIEAAQADQDAALAQGQIYIMEGGLQSGFELPMIKLAVITEEELFKKRVKKQARKQKLTNAERIKSYSELQIGDYVVHVNHGIGKYLGIETLEINGIHKDYLNIHYQGSDKLYVPVDQIDQVQKYVGSEGKEPKLYKLGGSEWKRVKKKVESSVQDIADDLIKLYAEREASKGYAFSPDHEMQREFEAAFPYQETEDQLRSIHEIKRDMEKERPMDRLLCGDVGYGKTEVAIRAAFKAIADGKQVAILVPTTILAQQHYETILERFQDYPINIGLLSRFRTRKEANETIKGLKNGTVDIVIGTHRLLSKDVVYKDLGLLIIDEEQRFGVTHKEKIKRIKANVDVLTLTATPIPRTLHMSMLGVRDLSVIETPPENRFPVQTYVVEYNGALVREAIERELARGGQVYFLYNRVEDIERKAEEISMLVPDAKVTYAHGKMTENELESVMLNFLEGESDVLVSTTIIETGVDIPNVNTLIVFDADKMGLSQLYQLRGRVGRSNRVAYAYFTYRKDKVLTEVAEKRLQAIKEFTELGSGFKIAMRDLTIRGAGNLLGAQQHGFIDSVGFDLYSQMLKEAIEARKGDAPQAEKFEPEIDLELDAYIPQTYVTDGKQKIDMYKRFRAISTIEEKSELQDEMIDRFGEYPKEVEYLFAIAEAKVYAIKERVELIKQDKDAVRLTIDEKASAEIDGQKLFELGSKYGRQIGLGMEGKKLKISIQVKNRKPEEWLETLLDILKGLQNVKKQTIASS from the coding sequence TTGAACAATATTCAATCCTATATAACAAAAAGCGATGATTTTAAATCCATCGTCAACGGCTTGAACGAAGGGCTGAAGGAACAGCTGCTTGCGGGGCTCTCCGGATCTGCCCGGTCGTTATTTACAGCCGCTCTTACAAAAGAAACGAGACGGCCGGTATTTTTAATTACGCATAACCTTTATCAGGCTCAAAAAATTACAGATGATTTAACAGGGCTGATAAAAGATCAGCCTGTCCTTTTATATCCTGTCAACGAATTGATTTCTTCTGAAATAGCGGTGGCAAGCCCTGAGCTGCGCTCGCAAAGGCTTGATGTCTTAAATAGGCTTGCAAGCGGTGAAACGCCTATCGTTGTTGCTCCGGCAGCAGCCGTCAGAAGAATGCTGCCTCCTGTCGAAGTATGGCAAAACAGTCAGATTCACATTGAGACGGGGCGCGACATTGACACGGAACAGCTGCTCCAGAAGCTCGTTCAAATGGGGTATGAGCGTACAGATATGGTGGCGGCGCCAGGCGAATTCAGCATACGCGGGGGCATTATCGATGTCTACTCTTTGACTGAAGAAAATCCTGTCCGGATTGAATTGTTTGATACAGAAGTTGACTCGATTCGTATATTCAATACGGATGATCAGCGCTCACTGGAAACGCGCGATGAAGTAACGATCGGCCCTGCGAAGGAACTGATCGTGCGGGATGAAGACAGGCAAAGGGCGCTTGAACAAATCGATCAAGGCCTTGCCAACAGCCTTAAAAAGCTGAAGCTCGATAAACAAAAGGAAATTCTCGACCAAAATATCGCGGAAGACAAAGAGCGGCTCAAGGAAGGGCATATCGGCCAGGAAATGGTCAAATACCTTTCTTATTTCTATGAGAAGCCTGCTAGTTTACTAGATTATTTCCCGAAAAATACCTTGCTTATACTAGATGAAATCAGCCGTATTCATGAAATGGAAGACCAGCTGCAAAAGGAAGAGGCAGAATGGATTACGAGCCTGCTTGAAGAAGGGAAAATCCTTCATGATACATCGATGTCATTTCCTTTTCACAGCCTCATTTCAAAACAGTCCCGCCCGATTTTGTATTACTCGCTGTTTTTAAGGCATGTGCAGCACACCAGTCCGCAAAACATCGTCAATGTTTCAAGCAAGCAAATGCAGAGCTTTCACGGACAAATGAATGTGCTCAAAAATGAGATCGAACGGTTTAAAAAATCGAAATATACGACGGTTTTTCTCGGAGACAGCAAAGAGCGCGTCGAAAAACTAGCATCTGTACTGTCCGACTATGACATCGAAGCCGCACAGGCCGACCAGGATGCAGCGCTCGCCCAAGGCCAGATTTACATTATGGAAGGCGGTCTTCAATCCGGTTTTGAGCTTCCGATGATCAAGCTGGCCGTTATCACGGAGGAAGAGCTGTTTAAAAAGCGTGTCAAAAAGCAGGCGCGCAAACAAAAACTGACCAATGCCGAACGGATTAAAAGCTACTCGGAGCTTCAGATCGGCGATTATGTCGTTCATGTAAACCACGGTATCGGAAAGTATTTAGGGATTGAAACGTTGGAGATCAACGGCATTCATAAGGACTACCTGAATATTCACTACCAGGGAAGCGACAAGCTTTACGTACCGGTTGACCAAATTGATCAGGTGCAAAAATACGTCGGTTCCGAAGGTAAAGAGCCGAAGCTTTATAAACTCGGGGGAAGCGAATGGAAACGGGTTAAGAAAAAGGTTGAAAGCTCTGTTCAGGATATCGCCGATGACTTGATCAAGCTCTATGCCGAAAGAGAAGCAAGCAAAGGCTACGCGTTTTCACCCGACCATGAAATGCAGCGTGAATTTGAAGCCGCATTTCCTTATCAGGAGACAGAGGATCAGCTGAGATCGATCCATGAGATTAAAAGAGACATGGAAAAAGAAAGACCGATGGACCGGCTCCTTTGCGGCGATGTGGGCTACGGCAAAACCGAAGTGGCGATCCGCGCCGCTTTTAAGGCGATTGCAGACGGAAAACAGGTCGCGATCCTTGTGCCGACTACGATCCTAGCACAGCAGCACTATGAAACGATATTGGAGCGCTTTCAGGACTACCCGATTAATATCGGTTTGCTCAGCCGGTTCCGGACGAGAAAAGAAGCAAATGAAACGATCAAGGGCTTGAAAAACGGAACGGTAGACATCGTGATCGGCACTCACAGGCTGTTGTCCAAGGATGTCGTATACAAAGATCTTGGTCTGCTTATCATCGATGAAGAACAAAGGTTCGGTGTCACACATAAGGAAAAAATTAAACGCATTAAAGCGAATGTCGACGTTTTGACGTTAACGGCAACTCCGATACCTCGAACCCTTCATATGTCCATGCTTGGTGTCAGAGATTTGTCAGTCATTGAAACGCCTCCGGAAAACCGCTTCCCGGTACAGACGTACGTTGTCGAATACAACGGGGCCTTGGTCAGGGAAGCGATAGAACGCGAGCTGGCCAGAGGCGGTCAGGTTTACTTCCTGTACAACCGGGTGGAGGATATTGAAAGAAAAGCAGAAGAAATCTCGATGCTTGTACCTGACGCCAAGGTGACGTACGCCCATGGAAAGATGACAGAAAACGAACTCGAATCGGTCATGCTGAACTTCTTAGAGGGAGAATCGGATGTACTAGTCAGCACGACGATTATTGAGACGGGCGTTGATATTCCAAACGTCAATACTTTGATCGTATTTGACGCAGACAAGATGGGGCTTTCCCAGCTGTACCAGCTGAGGGGCCGCGTCGGCCGCTCAAACCGTGTAGCTTACGCTTATTTTACGTACCGGAAGGACAAAGTCCTAACGGAAGTGGCTGAAAAAAGGCTTCAGGCGATTAAAGAATTTACAGAACTCGGGTCAGGATTTAAAATCGCGATGCGCGATTTGACGATCCGCGGCGCCGGAAACCTTTTAGGTGCGCAGCAGCACGGGTTCATCGATTCTGTCGGTTTCGATTTATATTCGCAAATGCTCAAGGAAGCAATAGAGGCGCGCAAGGGAGATGCACCGCAAGCTGAAAAGTTTGAGCCGGAAATCGATTTGGAGCTTGACGCATATATTCCGCAGACGTATGTGACAGACGGCAAGCAAAAAATAGATATGTATAAACGGTTTAGAGCGATTTCAACCATTGAAGAAAAGAGCGAGCTTCAAGACGAGATGATCGACCGCTTCGGCGAATATCCGAAAGAAGTAGAATATTTATTCGCCATCGCTGAGGCGAAGGTATATGCCATCAAGGAACGCGTCGAGCTGATCAAACAGGATAAAGACGCCGTCAGACTGACAATTGACGAAAAAGCTAGTGCCGAAATTGACGGTCAAAAACTGTTTGAACTCGGCAGCAAGTACGGCAGACAGATCGGCCTTGGAATGGAAGGGAAGAAATTGAAAATCTCGATTCAAGTGAAAAACCGAAAACCGGAGGAATGGCTGGAAACGCTTCTCGACATATTGAAGGGCCTTCAAAACGTTAAAAAGCAAACGATCGCTTCATCATAA
- the pth gene encoding aminoacyl-tRNA hydrolase produces MLVFAGLGNPGKTYENTRHNVGFMTIDELSKEWNIPLDKTKFNGQYGIGFVSGKKVLLVKPLTYMNLSGECLRPLLDYYEIPVDNLKVIYDDLDLPTGRIRLRTKGSAGGHNGIKSTIQHLGTSEFNRIRIGIGRPVNGMKVVDYVLGAFTDEEEPAIKEAVRQSAKACEASLEKPFLEVMNEFNAKV; encoded by the coding sequence ATGCTTGTGTTTGCAGGATTGGGCAATCCGGGTAAAACATATGAAAATACGAGACACAATGTAGGTTTTATGACGATTGACGAGCTCTCGAAAGAGTGGAACATTCCGCTTGATAAAACAAAGTTCAACGGACAATACGGAATCGGGTTTGTTTCCGGCAAAAAGGTTCTACTTGTTAAGCCGCTTACATATATGAATTTATCGGGAGAATGTTTGAGGCCGCTTTTGGACTATTACGAGATCCCTGTTGACAATTTGAAAGTGATTTACGATGATTTGGATCTTCCGACCGGAAGAATCCGTCTGAGGACGAAAGGAAGCGCAGGAGGCCATAACGGCATCAAATCGACGATTCAGCATCTGGGAACAAGTGAGTTTAACCGGATCAGAATCGGAATAGGCCGTCCGGTAAACGGCATGAAAGTCGTCGATTATGTGCTTGGCGCTTTTACAGATGAAGAAGAGCCGGCGATAAAAGAGGCCGTCAGACAATCGGCCAAGGCCTGTGAAGCTTCTTTGGAAAAACCTTTTTTAGAAGTCATGAATGAATTTAACGCAAAGGTATAA